A stretch of the uncultured Desulfobacter sp. genome encodes the following:
- a CDS encoding B12-binding domain-containing radical SAM protein: MKKALLIQLPIPRLNLGLYTGNIPLAGACLKQAAQDVPGWHVDLLPETALSWAGDQAIVREICDRTPDLVGFTVFAWNMDRSVFLARQIKEKTGAKLIFGGPQVTEDTIGDFPKFIDYLVIGQGETLFRQILENHIQQNRELQKKSRDLNPLAPEVLSHDGPAQESMLAKGSPYVNGHLDLGPGQVMLLETQRGCPYKCGFCYYSKARKKRDIADSKTVIQGIEWALNNDARELYLMDPSLNARPKLPSLLETISTLNASKKMSIISEIRAESVTDHMAFQYAAAGFRQFEVGLQSTDPTALDTMNRPTDLKRFVNGVNALQKQGIEATIDLIFGLPGDTPQGFRNSVDFILEHDFQDHIQVFPLLVLPGTAFRRQALNFGLEFSPHPPYPVVETSAFSQEDMVQALDYAEDAFDRTFLPFPDLEISFISSGTKDHYICPDNRRLLAKLVLDTRRPLEEIHTLAGCVSSPFQIFFLNNALDQDYINQVTATVSKNNPFVPLEFVFITSGFVPDTDAVLNAAAHIRPHFLDLDLQYLYPEPGNRSILFTLISAEITPFFQGTMQRQVMQWAGAGLPGLSVLTDLFHLDGMLIPGRGQMLLHWQDAMAQIHEDIPPVCFADISLQMRWLSMTEKDKYHLDVFKAMQ, encoded by the coding sequence ATGAAAAAAGCCCTGCTGATCCAACTACCCATCCCCAGGCTTAACCTGGGGCTGTACACGGGAAATATCCCTTTGGCCGGGGCTTGCCTTAAACAGGCGGCCCAAGATGTCCCCGGCTGGCATGTGGACCTTTTGCCTGAAACCGCGTTGTCCTGGGCCGGGGATCAGGCCATCGTCCGGGAGATCTGTGACCGAACCCCGGATCTTGTCGGGTTCACTGTGTTTGCCTGGAATATGGATAGGTCTGTTTTTCTGGCCCGGCAGATTAAAGAAAAAACCGGTGCCAAATTGATTTTCGGCGGCCCCCAGGTCACTGAAGATACCATTGGCGATTTTCCGAAGTTTATTGATTATCTTGTGATCGGCCAAGGAGAAACCCTGTTTCGGCAAATCCTGGAGAACCACATTCAGCAGAACAGGGAACTGCAGAAAAAATCCCGGGACCTGAATCCCCTAGCGCCTGAAGTGCTCAGCCATGATGGTCCGGCGCAAGAATCCATGCTGGCCAAAGGATCGCCCTATGTCAACGGACATCTTGATCTTGGGCCCGGGCAGGTGATGCTCCTGGAAACCCAAAGGGGGTGCCCTTACAAATGCGGATTCTGTTATTATTCCAAAGCCAGAAAAAAACGGGATATTGCCGACAGTAAAACGGTGATACAAGGCATTGAGTGGGCATTAAACAATGATGCCAGAGAGCTTTACCTGATGGATCCCTCCCTGAATGCCAGACCCAAACTGCCCTCATTGCTTGAAACTATATCGACCCTGAATGCTTCAAAAAAAATGTCTATTATCAGTGAAATTCGGGCAGAATCCGTCACGGACCACATGGCATTTCAATATGCCGCTGCCGGATTCAGGCAATTTGAGGTCGGACTGCAAAGCACCGATCCCACGGCCCTTGATACCATGAACAGGCCCACGGATTTGAAGCGATTTGTCAACGGTGTAAACGCGCTCCAAAAACAGGGCATAGAGGCCACGATTGATTTGATTTTCGGTCTGCCCGGCGACACCCCGCAAGGGTTTCGAAACAGCGTGGATTTCATTCTTGAGCATGATTTCCAGGACCATATACAGGTGTTTCCTCTGCTGGTCCTGCCGGGGACCGCCTTTCGCAGACAGGCCTTGAATTTCGGGCTTGAATTTTCGCCCCATCCGCCCTATCCGGTGGTAGAAACATCCGCCTTTTCCCAGGAAGATATGGTGCAGGCCCTGGATTATGCCGAAGATGCCTTTGACCGGACATTTCTGCCGTTCCCGGATCTGGAGATATCCTTTATCTCCTCCGGTACAAAGGACCATTACATCTGCCCGGACAACCGCAGGCTCTTGGCCAAACTGGTCCTGGATACCCGCCGCCCCTTAGAAGAGATCCACACTCTCGCTGGTTGTGTCTCCTCTCCTTTTCAGATCTTTTTTCTCAACAATGCCCTGGACCAGGACTATATTAACCAGGTCACAGCCACTGTTTCAAAGAACAACCCCTTTGTGCCCCTGGAGTTTGTATTTATAACGTCCGGGTTTGTGCCGGATACGGATGCTGTTTTAAATGCGGCAGCCCACATTCGCCCACACTTCCTTGATCTGGACCTGCAATACTTGTATCCGGAGCCCGGGAACCGAAGCATCCTTTTCACCCTTATCTCTGCTGAAATCACACCGTTTTTCCAGGGCACCATGCAGCGCCAGGTGATGCAATGGGCCGGGGCCGGCCTGCCGGGCCTCTCGGTTCTAACAGATCTTTTTCACCTGGACGGCATGCTCATCCCAGGCCGGGGGCAAATGCTGCTGCACTGGCAGGATGCCATGGCCCAGATCCATGAGGATATCCCCCCTGTCTGTTTTGCCGATATCTCTTTGCAGATGCGCTGGCTTTCCATGACCGAAAAGGACAAGTACCATCTGGATGTTTTCAAAGCCATGCAATAA